One window of the Staphylococcus equorum genome contains the following:
- a CDS encoding dynamin family protein, which yields MSNTEQLDILYKLKKEVEKSNNGRLVHIINQVIKKVYLEQYTATFVGHFSAGKSTLINLLLEESILPSSPVPTTSNTAIVSVSDEPGIIANLSNQQYTLLNNYDEVKQMNRENIDVESVEIKFPSDKFKKGFTLQDTPGVDSNVATHQSSTEEFMYTSNVLFYTVDYNHVQSALNFQFMKQLNAANVPVVFVINQIDKHSEEEITFETFKDRVEKSIAEWEIELDQIFYVSKYDHEYNEIDTLSNYLIEKDTHRESIEDYVERIVEFITDEQLSYIQYEIQDILDQLDIFEADFDQAYLNFQQNQEVSEEAKLLNNPDELYDFLKQKRKDILDNAYIMTHDIREKIKIYLESRTKDFKVGGLFNKKQKTLEEQQKRLTAVVEQLQDKVNQEVRQPLREDMSFLTRFINSSEVNDDILNQHYTIHPELITDLYQMQITISNQYVLTFADDLMASLKKFIAKESDPLFKKAIKHSQANDIGTEQEDDYNDYVKFMEMRNLRESLETQNYMHYYIHMDDSLDKLIDRTEIKYTAQDNTDTVKMSKRNTIEKHYDNQDNTQNIKNALELIQDIPLFEQTKKDIDDTLTRLENKVVKIGVFGTFSAGKSSLINALLGGSHLVSSPNPTTAAMTELTYGHESQITLKSSEQLLDELNQVFEIENKAFDSIETFLSKNTDKIKATLEKNQLAFVNAVEKHYSMYKHMLEEGQTHTIPQDDIKKWSAEDEYATFVNTVHLKLPIDWLKDKIIVDSLGLHSNNQRHTNETEKILTSSDLILYVSYFNHSFTNNDKRFIEHMKEMNQLNENQAFKMIINATDLAETDEDLNAVIEYVGDALTQVNMDSDIFAVSSREALKSGDKGIDKLQESIQHFTQVESKYILQQQMLKQLTHISEAFEQMIEETKNNKAQIEQRKQKLKNYEQSTVLSYNILQTAEQRASNEVEDQIYHLNERLKLQLQDEVKSIYNGQMTKNSNFNEEKRLSTKIYLDQIHQRLYLEQSLLVERVKKYFHEQLHNEIAPLKQKLEQLHVFIEPKFDKNNIELDEPYLKVELSHMVDALPKSLSKKNILQPKTQGELQEQITQETIKLLAPCIADLRKALNEIVLVMNENAETKFKQFESDIHRQIKELLSFEIDDALIQQLQETNAQLKVLL from the coding sequence ATGTCTAATACTGAGCAACTCGATATTTTATATAAACTAAAAAAAGAAGTTGAAAAATCAAATAATGGACGTCTTGTCCACATCATCAATCAAGTTATTAAAAAGGTATACTTAGAACAATATACTGCAACTTTTGTAGGCCACTTCTCAGCAGGTAAATCTACTTTAATTAACTTACTCTTGGAAGAAAGTATTTTGCCAAGTTCGCCTGTACCAACAACAAGTAATACGGCTATTGTGTCTGTGTCAGACGAACCAGGAATTATTGCAAACTTAAGCAATCAACAATATACATTATTAAATAATTACGATGAAGTTAAACAAATGAATCGTGAAAACATAGATGTAGAATCTGTAGAAATAAAATTCCCATCAGATAAATTCAAAAAAGGTTTCACGTTACAAGATACACCTGGTGTAGACTCTAATGTTGCAACACACCAATCAAGTACAGAGGAATTTATGTATACGAGTAATGTACTTTTTTATACAGTAGATTACAACCATGTGCAGTCAGCTTTAAATTTCCAATTTATGAAACAGTTAAATGCAGCAAATGTGCCAGTGGTATTTGTAATTAATCAAATAGACAAACATAGCGAAGAAGAAATTACTTTCGAGACATTTAAAGATCGTGTAGAGAAATCAATCGCTGAGTGGGAAATCGAATTAGATCAAATATTTTATGTCTCAAAATATGATCATGAATATAATGAAATTGACACGCTTTCTAATTATTTAATTGAAAAAGACACCCATAGAGAATCTATCGAGGATTATGTGGAACGAATTGTTGAATTTATTACTGATGAACAATTATCTTATATTCAATATGAAATTCAAGATATTTTAGATCAACTTGATATTTTCGAAGCGGATTTTGACCAAGCTTATCTCAATTTCCAACAAAACCAAGAGGTCAGTGAAGAAGCCAAGTTATTAAATAACCCTGATGAATTATATGACTTTTTAAAGCAAAAACGTAAAGATATTTTAGATAATGCATATATCATGACGCATGATATTAGAGAAAAAATCAAAATTTATTTAGAAAGTCGTACGAAAGACTTTAAAGTCGGCGGTTTATTTAATAAAAAACAAAAAACATTAGAAGAACAACAAAAGAGATTAACAGCAGTTGTAGAACAACTCCAAGACAAAGTAAATCAAGAAGTCAGACAACCACTAAGAGAAGACATGTCATTTTTAACACGTTTTATAAATTCTTCAGAGGTAAATGACGACATTCTTAATCAACATTATACAATACACCCAGAACTCATAACTGATTTATATCAAATGCAAATAACAATTAGTAATCAATATGTTTTAACATTTGCAGATGATTTGATGGCTTCACTTAAAAAATTTATTGCAAAAGAATCTGACCCATTATTTAAAAAGGCTATTAAACATTCACAAGCAAATGATATCGGTACAGAACAAGAAGACGATTATAATGATTATGTGAAATTTATGGAAATGCGTAATTTGAGAGAGTCTCTGGAAACACAAAACTATATGCATTATTACATTCATATGGATGACTCTTTAGATAAATTAATAGACCGAACAGAAATCAAATACACAGCACAAGACAATACTGATACTGTCAAGATGAGTAAAAGAAACACAATTGAGAAACATTACGATAACCAAGACAATACGCAAAACATCAAAAATGCACTTGAATTAATTCAAGATATACCTTTATTCGAACAAACAAAAAAAGACATTGATGATACATTAACGAGATTAGAAAATAAAGTTGTGAAAATAGGGGTCTTTGGTACATTTAGTGCAGGCAAAAGTAGTTTGATTAATGCCTTACTGGGTGGCTCGCACTTAGTCAGTTCACCTAATCCAACCACTGCAGCAATGACTGAATTAACTTATGGACATGAAAGTCAGATTACACTTAAATCATCTGAACAACTTTTAGACGAGTTAAATCAAGTTTTCGAAATTGAAAATAAAGCATTTGATAGTATTGAAACGTTTTTAAGTAAAAATACAGATAAAATCAAAGCGACTTTGGAAAAAAATCAATTGGCTTTTGTGAACGCAGTTGAAAAACATTACAGTATGTATAAACACATGTTAGAAGAAGGTCAAACACATACTATTCCACAAGATGATATTAAAAAATGGAGTGCAGAAGATGAGTATGCAACGTTTGTAAACACAGTACACCTTAAACTACCAATCGATTGGTTAAAAGATAAAATCATCGTTGATTCCCTAGGATTACATTCCAATAATCAACGTCATACAAATGAAACTGAGAAAATACTAACATCTTCAGATTTAATCTTATATGTAAGTTATTTTAATCATTCGTTTACAAACAATGACAAACGCTTTATTGAACATATGAAAGAAATGAATCAATTAAATGAAAATCAAGCTTTCAAAATGATTATAAATGCTACTGACTTAGCAGAAACTGATGAAGATTTAAATGCTGTGATAGAATATGTTGGTGATGCTTTAACTCAAGTTAACATGGATTCAGACATTTTTGCTGTTTCCAGTAGAGAAGCACTTAAGTCTGGCGATAAAGGAATAGATAAATTACAAGAGAGTATTCAACACTTTACTCAAGTTGAATCTAAATATATACTTCAACAACAAATGTTAAAACAACTCACACATATTTCCGAAGCGTTTGAACAAATGATTGAAGAAACAAAGAACAACAAAGCTCAAATTGAACAACGTAAACAAAAATTAAAAAATTATGAACAATCAACAGTGTTGAGTTATAACATATTACAAACTGCAGAACAACGTGCTTCAAATGAGGTAGAAGACCAAATCTATCACTTAAACGAACGCTTGAAATTACAATTACAAGATGAAGTCAAATCTATTTATAATGGACAAATGACAAAAAATAGTAATTTCAACGAAGAAAAACGTCTATCTACAAAAATTTATTTAGATCAAATTCATCAACGCTTGTACTTAGAGCAATCCTTACTTGTTGAACGCGTCAAAAAATATTTCCACGAACAATTGCATAATGAAATTGCACCGTTAAAGCAAAAACTTGAACAATTGCATGTGTTTATTGAACCAAAATTTGATAAAAACAATATTGAATTAGATGAACCTTATTTAAAAGTTGAGTTAAGTCATATGGTTGATGCATTACCTAAATCACTTTCTAAAAAGAATATCCTGCAACCTAAGACACAAGGTGAGTTACAAGAACAAATTACTCAAGAAACAATCAAGTTACTTGCCCCTTGTATCGCTGATCTTAGAAAAGCACTCAATGAAATCGTCTTAGTTATGAACGAGAATGCTGAAACAAAATTCAAGCAATTTGAAAGTGATATTCATCGTCAAATCAAAGAATTATTATCATTTGAAATCGATGATGCATTGAT